ataacctGTGAGCTcacaattcaaataaataaacaaatgaaccgttttaaaacatttatcatgttTACAGAAACTTTATTCATGTGACGGATGAATTGAGTTTGTTTTGGTCTTTAGTTCGTCCCCAGCTGTTTTCCAACTCATTTACAATGTTGAAAGTGAAGGAAAACAAATGtctgaataataaatgatgtttgCGGCTCTCTGTCTGTCATGTGTCAGAGTTCTGGCTAAATCTTTCGCCGCTGGTAATTCACTCAGTTCAGTTATATGTTACTTCAATGTTttcattctgtgtaatacatttGCTAGTTTTAGTGTCTGAATACAAACAATATAGAATATTGTCTGGTTACATAATAGTGCTGAGTGATATGTGACCTGTCTGAAGGTGCTTTAACTTTGATATTGGTTTAGGAAACAGTGATAATAGAAGTCTGCTGTAGACCTTTCATAAGAATCCATATCTGAACCTTTGCTTGAAAACATTGATTCTTATTGATCAAACAGTAATGTTTATTAATTCATCTGTTTCCTTTGaacaacaaatatatttcaCTCTAAATGCATGAGTTCACCCACATGTGTTGTTTCAGCAGTCAACCGAGGGTGTCGTGTGTGAAAAatgttcttgtgttcagatCACTGTTTGGTGCCCAAGAAGGAAGGACCGTGCCGAGGCTCTTTCACACGCTGGCACTACAACGCCGCTTCTGAGAAGTGTGAGCAGTTTAAATTTGGAGGCTGcaaacacaaccaaaacaacTACCTGACGCTGGAGGAGTGCAACAACGCTTGTGACAAAGTTTCAGGTATATTAGGAGCTTTTACAAATGAACACCTCatgttattacatttacatttacatttagtcatatagcagacgcttttatccaaaagttATTATGCAAAAGAGTAATATTTGGTATCCAAGGAGACGTGCAAATAGTATTTCAGTAAAATAATGGTGATGTGCAAGCTGATGATGAAATGCAGAAGTATAAGATGTTGAGCAAAAGAATGGTCAGAAGTCTGgaggaaaagagaagagaagcTAAGCGCTCATTCACTGGTTTTCAGACCTATGCACATTCTCTGCTTGTTTCACACTAAATGTCTTTTTACGTTGGCAGTAAACCGCCTGTCACCATCTGGTAGATTAGGTCCAATCCACAATGACCGTAAGTCCTGATCAGATCATTTTCTTCAAGAATACGTTTGCTTGTTGTAATTGCATGAAGaagtcatgtgtgtgtgtggtgtcatCGCAGAGGAACAGTGTGGCGTGACCTGTGGTCCGGAGCATTTTAGCTGTTCTAATAACTGCTGCATCAGCGAATCTCTTGAATGTGACGGAGAATCACAGTGCAGCGATGAGTCGGATGAGGCTCAATGCACAAACTGTGAGAAGAAACACAACTTCACACTTTaacattacatacattttacatttagtcatttagcagacgcttttatccaaagcgacttacatttagAAGAATGAAGTTGCTTGTTtcttaacacatttaaaagtaaatgacTGTTTTCTATTATTAGAGACTCATGCAGTCTGGTCATATAagcaatgtttatgtttgaagACACATATATAATGCTGTTCTATGACAGAAGACGGTCACACatgaaatgttttcttctcCTCACCCTCTTCAGTAAAGAAGAAGTTCAACAGATTACTGGATATTCCTGTGGATAAATCTAAAGGTGATTATATTTGGTGTTTGTAATGTGTGGGTTATCATCCCTGTTGTCTTTTCTCTGATGATTTAATGAGGTATTTTCTTACCCCTGAAGTTCACTGCATTGACGCTCCAGTAACAGGAGTCTGCCGGGCCAGTTTGACCCTCTGGTACTACAATCCATACGAGCGGCGCTGTCATCGCTTTAATTATGGTGGTTGTGATGGAAATGGAAATCGCTTTGAAACAGAGGAAACGTGCATGTTGTTTTGCAGCTCAGTGTCGGGTGAGTTttactatgtgtgtgtgtgtgatgttttagtgatgtgtgtgtgtgatgtatgtGTGATGTGTCCACAAGGATTTCAGAAGTCTGATCCACCTACTGTACATCGTAACATCAGCCATCATTATTAAACAGTTATCagattattaaacaaactaacagatgtttatttgaaaatggaaCTATGCAGAAAAGGTTTGTCGGAGGGTTTGTTGTAGTTAGAATCCATGTTCCaatgttcaaatatttttgtgtattgtaaaatgtttggtCACACAAATTAGATGGTCATTAAAGGGGTCTTATGACACGGCTAAAGCTAATgtcatggtttgttttagataaaatgcaatGCGTATACAGGTTGAAAatcactgtattttccacacactgtacatgtttgtatctcctctttgctccgcctctcatggctctgaaaaccgatgtgtgctgtgattggtcagttcactagtgtgtagtgattggtggaatactgcaagcaacAGTCATGTAACACCtttgaccatatttggaacatcaggttcctcttcaattgtactgacaggtacaccaccttacttgagtatacatttgggtggtcttagtcaaatcagaccaccaactgatgtagatttgtgggggtgtggttacaccaggTGTTTCAGACAGATCTGAGGGAGCGTTCGCTTTTACATAGAACGCATCTtctgttcccacactttcatttctgcaatttcacgtgtttaaaacatgcatgagcaactaataacacaccaaagacacagaacaacacctgttcacgccatatgacccctttaaaacataaGGTTGTAAATTTGAGTTGCTCTTTtctatattttctgtaaaaatctTTGTGTAATTGCagaatttgatgtttttgagaGAAAGGCAGCGTTTGAGAGACTGGAAAACAAAGATGATACAggtaacacaaaacaaaatcttaaaGCTCAAATGAGCTCTTCACAAGGGTAAAACTAATTCAAACTAATAATTTCATGTCAACAACACAAGTGTTTTCAAAtaacaatgtaaaatgaaatcatgaaacCCATTTCAGTGTAAACTAAACACCAAACCgaataaaaaactacttttcacACATCACAGCAACcagagaatttttatttttttgtaattgattGGACATTatctatttacattttttgataaaataatagCCAATAACAACAGATCTAAGGCTTAGGGCATAGGGAGATGATGTGgcctaaatgcacttttaaactAGATTCTGGTGATAATGAGGATTAAGCACAACCACTTTCTTCTTCCAATATCAACGTTCACATCTTGAAATGTGTCTCATATTTTTCAATGGCATATCATGTTTACTTTATACTGTAGTTGGAcagatgtaaatgtgttttgtcgTCTTGTCTGTACCCAGTTCGCATTGCCATTGCGGTCTTACTGGGCATCGGCATAGCCATCCTGCTCATTGTTCTTGCCTGTTGCCTACTGAAGGGCAAGAAGAAGCGTCGCAACAAACATCAGCAGGTCGCTGTTAACGGCGGACACGTTCACATGTATGAGGATTCTGAGAAACTGGTGTACAACAGCACCACTAAACCCATCTGAATTCAGCTCCGCGTCTGCTGATGTATGATGTGAAAATCCATGTGCATATGCTATCATTTTGTTTGGATTAAGTTGTTTTTAGCAGACAGGCTGGTCACTGTGCAGCACAGtagtttcattttctttcttcttgaAAACGACTTTTATAACCAGCTTTTCAGAATACTATGAACTCTTTCTTTGCTTTAGTTTATATATTAGCCTGATGGATTGTGCTCCGGGGTAGGCTATATGTTTTGCAATAGCGAGTATTTTTTATCGTAGTTATCAAAATCAAAAGCGTGACCATGAAAATAACTCAAAGCGTTTGCTTCGGTTAACATGCGTTTGAAGGATGAATTATTTgagtttttgtcttttgtagATGAACAGAATGTGTTTTAGATATAATGCTGCCTGTCAAAGTTCAAGCTTACAGATATGTAAACGGCATTAGACAAATTCTACTTTCTATCTTGCTGAttttaaactttattctgttttgttgtgtttttgtgaattgGCGTTTTGAATGCATCAGTAATGCTTATCAGAAATCATTTTGTGTCTGCAATGCAAATTTGtacatagtttttatttttgttctgaaaCGTTCCTGATTGCTTGAGACTACTGATGACTTAATAAACTAAAGTGTACAGATATGTGCAGTGTGCTAATGCTTTAATCTCAGGTAGATGCTTTATGAAGTTGTACTGTATTATAACCCACAGATGGCGCTATTGACTCAAAATAAGAAGTTAAACATCTATTCAAGTTTGTTATCATATAGTCAGACTTTTTGTCTACACCAATGTCCTCCatacaacatttacatataacatatataacCATAAAACTGCAGACACCGGTCAAGTAATCACATGAATAAgatataacaacaacaaaaaatacacatctAGAAAAATTatcacgttttttttaaattaaatttatatacAAACGTGCATATACTCATAAACTTCACAA
The sequence above is drawn from the Triplophysa dalaica isolate WHDGS20190420 chromosome 15, ASM1584641v1, whole genome shotgun sequence genome and encodes:
- the spint1a gene encoding kunitz-type protease inhibitor 1a, coding for MTLVGFRFFWIALVLVLSLHLNPSEAQGDENKVCLDKFSLGKENFVLQTNESVNEGATFLGSPPVSRPEDCVMACCRDPDCNLALMEEAKEPKTIKACFIFNCLYKQMRVCRFVRKTGFKNYVSTSVFKDYLEQKVLGEEDKPPVAITGQDRVVQPHEDVTLNGVESRDDKKIVKYDWTIVSGDPSVVMAKSPNFVDAVTISNLSPGMFKFQLTVTDDAGQTDSAEVSVLVLTPEQSLHHCLVPKKEGPCRGSFTRWHYNAASEKCEQFKFGGCKHNQNNYLTLEECNNACDKVSVNRLSPSGRLGPIHNDQEQCGVTCGPEHFSCSNNCCISESLECDGESQCSDESDEAQCTNLKKKFNRLLDIPVDKSKVHCIDAPVTGVCRASLTLWYYNPYERRCHRFNYGGCDGNGNRFETEETCMLFCSSVSEFDVFERKAAFERLENKDDTVRIAIAVLLGIGIAILLIVLACCLLKGKKKRRNKHQQVAVNGGHVHMYEDSEKLVYNSTTKPI